A genomic segment from Hippoglossus stenolepis isolate QCI-W04-F060 chromosome 3, HSTE1.2, whole genome shotgun sequence encodes:
- the LOC118105289 gene encoding uncharacterized protein LOC118105289 isoform X2, translating to MSSETATATNPEENGPSSDPNEHDYAHSVDSGSAPTEAPSFSGTPAGDSGVTAGEGFTAPAEQEQGTPLQPAASLPVELPEPAVGAEVDCPVGNYVEATSLLAQTASPAPQRGSRRRSVWPEDSNCSCCKSLFERHGRSFNRRAVHTFTSPETVHWVFPDTVVQDRSFLCETCAQVIRSKCKRKQVGKRSVWLKPPDTKQSDGRDKKKKGRRMGKKSKAAQLVSKSCYKAAFKMLWSAKGARKPMMDFWCKQLKEEMKLLSRQTGSPFHHKVSSRKPLSSFPWRRCLNWAQEKAPLVTTCLRSLFPDLNALAKSSHLLSEEQAQTLLERRAVVALSIPLFTRNIWKNNFLQAALGAELRLQGCSGAALDALNTMGLCQNKDTVRLLLHRLRNGKKTSTQNGRQRTRLMQEQMKGEQMSDVEEDDIEEEEEEEEEDEEEEDDDDEEEEEEEAEEEEVEEEAELELAVEQEEVPDGVPQEEGEGEEEDQAAEEKEEKKRRRRKKAKKQRKEEKRKERGKRKAKQREEEDEEDEDEDEASEQKKKRRVVVVRLGLLKGHSEVGRSDLSAP from the exons ATGTCGAGCGAGACCGCGACCGCGACGAACCCGGAGGAGAATGGCCCCTCGTCCGACCCGAACGAGCACGACTACGCTCACTCCGTGGACAGCGGCTCTGCTCCCACGGAGGCGCCCTCCTTCTCCGGTACACCAGCGGGTGACAGCGGAGTCACTGCGGGGGAAGGCTTCACTGCCCCGGCCGAGCAGGAGCAGGGCACCCCGCTGCAGCCCGCTGCCTCTCTGCCGGTAGAGCTCCCCGAACCGGCCGTGGGTGCGGAGGTGGACTGTCCCGTGGGGAACTATGTGGAAGCGACCTCTCTCCTGGCCCAGACCGCCTCCCCGGCCCCGCAGCGCGGCAGCCGCCGGCGGAGCGTGTGGCCGGAGGACAGCAACTGCTCCTGCTGCAAGTCTCTGTTCGAGCGCCACGGCCGCAGCTTCAACCGCCGGGCGGTGCACACCTTCACCTCCCCGGAGACCGTGCACTGGGTCTTCCCGGACACGGTGGTGCAAGACCGGTCCTTCCTCTGCGAGACATGTGCGCAGGTCATCCGGAGCAAATGCAAACGCAAACAAGTCGGGAAGCGGTCAGTGTGGCTGAAACCACCGGACACCAAACAG TCAGACGgcagagacaagaagaagaaaggccGCAGGATGGGGAAGAAGAGCAAAGCGGCGCAGCTGGTGAGCAAGTCCTGCTACAAGGCGGCTTTCAAGATGCTCTGGTCTGCTAAAGGCGCCCGCAAGCCCATGATGGACTTCTGGTGTAAACAGCtgaaagaggag ATGAAGCTACTGTCGCGGCAGACAGGTAGCCCCTTTCATCACAAGGTGTCGAGCAGGAAGCCGCTGTCTTCCTTCCCCTGGCGCCGGTGTCTGAACTGGGCCCAGGAGAAAGCTCCACTCGTCACCACCTGCCTCCGCTCGCTGTTCCCTGACCTCAACGCCCTCGCCAAGAGCAGCCA CCTGCTGTCGGAGGAGCAGGCGCAGACACTTCTGGAGCGCCGCGCTGTGGTGGCGCTCTCCATCCCACTTTTCACTCGGAACATCTGGAAGAACAACTTCCTGCAGGCTGCTCTGGGGGCGGAGCTCCGTCTGCAGGGCTGCTCCGGCGCCGCTCTCGATGCCCTCAACACCATGGGACTGTGTCAAAACAAGGACACGGTCAGGCTACTGCTGCACAGGCTCCGGAACGGCAAGAAGACA tcaACACAAAATGGACGACAAAGGACGAGGTTGATGCAAGAACAGATGAAAGGTGAACAGATGTCAGATGTGGAGGAAGACGATatcgaagaggaggaggaggaggaagaggaggatgaagaagaagaggatgatgatgatgaggaggaggaggaggaggaggcggaggaagaagaagtggaagAGGAGGCGGAACTAGAATTGGCAGTGGAGCAGGAAGAGGTGCCGGATGGAGTGCCacaggaagagggggagggggaggaggaggatcaagcagcagaggaaaaagaggagaagaagaggaggaggaggaagaaggcgaagaagcagaggaaggaagagaagaggaaggagagaggcaAACGAAAGgcaaagcagagagaggaggaggatgaggaggatgaagatgaagatgaagcgtcggagcagaagaagaagaggagggtggtggtggtgaggctCGGCCTGCTGAAGGGACATTCAGAGGTTGGACGATCCGACCTATCAGCTCCCTAA
- the pdhb gene encoding pyruvate dehydrogenase E1 component subunit beta, mitochondrial, producing the protein MAASVKCFLRSAKGTVSTLRAFHRSVPAAVQMNVRDALNQAMDEELERDERVFLMGEEVAQYDGAYKVSRGLWKKYGDKRIIDTPISEIGFTGIAVGAAMAGLRPICEFMTFNFSMQAIDQVINSAAKTNYMSAGRQSVPIVFRGPNGASAGVAAQHSQCFAAWYAHCPGLKVVSPWNAEDARGLMKAAIRDDNPVVFLENELMYGVAFEMSEESQSKDFTIPIGKAKVERQGTHVTLVSHSRYVSFCLDAAAVLAKEGIECEVINMRTIRPMDIDSIETSVMKTNHLVTVEGGWPQFGVGAEICARIMEGPAFNYLDAPATRVTGVDIPMPYAKILEDNSLPQIKDIIFSVKKTLNI; encoded by the exons ATGGCGGCGTCCGTGAAGTGTTTTCTGCGCTCCGCAAAG GGAACCGTGTCCACTCTGCGGGCCTTTCACCGGAGCGTCCCGGCCGCGGTGCAG ATGAACGTCCGTGATGCCCTCAACCAGGCGATggacgaggagctggagagggacGAGCGGGTGTTCCTGATGGGTGAAGAGGTGGCTCAGTATGACGGAGCCTACAAG gtgagcAGAGGTCTGTGGAAGAAATACGGAGACAAACGTATCATCGACACTCCGATCTCCGAG ATAGGCTTCACTGGTATTGCAGTGGGAGCTGCCATG gccGGCCTCAGACCCATCTGTGAGTTCATGACCTTTAACTTCTCCATGCAAGCCATCGACCAGGTCATCAACTCTGCAGCAAAGACCAACTACATGTCAGCCGGTCGGCAGTCGGTGCCCATCGTCTTCAGGGGACCCAACGGAGCGTCGGCGGGTGTCGCTGCACAGCACTCGCAGTGCTTCGCTGCCTG GTACGCTCACTGTCCTGGTCTGAAAGTTGTTAGTCCCTGGAACGCAGAAGATGCCAGAGGTCTCATGAAAGCAGCCATCAGAGACGACAACCCCG tggtgTTCCTGGAGAACGAGCTGATGTATGGTGTTGCCTTCGAGATGTCGGAGGAGTCACAATCCAAAGACTTCACCATTCCCATCGGCAAGGCCAAAGTCGAGAGACAAG GGACTCACGTCACATTGGTTTCTCACTCTCGATATGTCAGTTTCTGTCTCGACGCCGCTGCCGTCCTCGCCAAGGAGGGAATAGAGTGTGAG gtgaTCAACATGCGGACCATCCGTCCTATGGATATCGATAGTATTGAGACCAGTGTGATGAAGACTAACCATCTGGTGACAGTGGAAGGCGGCTGGCCTCAGTTCGGCGTCGGAGCAGAGATCTGCGCCAGGATCATGGAAG GTCCTGCTTTCAACTACCTGGACGCTCCAGCCACCAGAGTGACGGGAGTCGACATCCCGATGCCCTACGCCAAAATCCTAGAGGACAACAGTCTGCCGCAGATCAAAGACATCATCTTCTCTGTCAAAAAGACCCTCAACatctga
- the LOC118105289 gene encoding uncharacterized protein LOC118105289 isoform X1: MSSETATATNPEENGPSSDPNEHDYAHSVDSGSAPTEAPSFSGTPAGDSGVTAGEGFTAPAEQEQGTPLQPAASLPVELPEPAVGAEVDCPVGNYVEATSLLAQTASPAPQRGSRRRSVWPEDSNCSCCKSLFERHGRSFNRRAVHTFTSPETVHWVFPDTVVQDRSFLCETCAQVIRSKCKRKQVGKRSVWLKPPDTKQQSDGRDKKKKGRRMGKKSKAAQLVSKSCYKAAFKMLWSAKGARKPMMDFWCKQLKEEMKLLSRQTGSPFHHKVSSRKPLSSFPWRRCLNWAQEKAPLVTTCLRSLFPDLNALAKSSHLLSEEQAQTLLERRAVVALSIPLFTRNIWKNNFLQAALGAELRLQGCSGAALDALNTMGLCQNKDTVRLLLHRLRNGKKTSTQNGRQRTRLMQEQMKGEQMSDVEEDDIEEEEEEEEEDEEEEDDDDEEEEEEEAEEEEVEEEAELELAVEQEEVPDGVPQEEGEGEEEDQAAEEKEEKKRRRRKKAKKQRKEEKRKERGKRKAKQREEEDEEDEDEDEASEQKKKRRVVVVRLGLLKGHSEVGRSDLSAP, translated from the exons ATGTCGAGCGAGACCGCGACCGCGACGAACCCGGAGGAGAATGGCCCCTCGTCCGACCCGAACGAGCACGACTACGCTCACTCCGTGGACAGCGGCTCTGCTCCCACGGAGGCGCCCTCCTTCTCCGGTACACCAGCGGGTGACAGCGGAGTCACTGCGGGGGAAGGCTTCACTGCCCCGGCCGAGCAGGAGCAGGGCACCCCGCTGCAGCCCGCTGCCTCTCTGCCGGTAGAGCTCCCCGAACCGGCCGTGGGTGCGGAGGTGGACTGTCCCGTGGGGAACTATGTGGAAGCGACCTCTCTCCTGGCCCAGACCGCCTCCCCGGCCCCGCAGCGCGGCAGCCGCCGGCGGAGCGTGTGGCCGGAGGACAGCAACTGCTCCTGCTGCAAGTCTCTGTTCGAGCGCCACGGCCGCAGCTTCAACCGCCGGGCGGTGCACACCTTCACCTCCCCGGAGACCGTGCACTGGGTCTTCCCGGACACGGTGGTGCAAGACCGGTCCTTCCTCTGCGAGACATGTGCGCAGGTCATCCGGAGCAAATGCAAACGCAAACAAGTCGGGAAGCGGTCAGTGTGGCTGAAACCACCGGACACCAAACAG CAGTCAGACGgcagagacaagaagaagaaaggccGCAGGATGGGGAAGAAGAGCAAAGCGGCGCAGCTGGTGAGCAAGTCCTGCTACAAGGCGGCTTTCAAGATGCTCTGGTCTGCTAAAGGCGCCCGCAAGCCCATGATGGACTTCTGGTGTAAACAGCtgaaagaggag ATGAAGCTACTGTCGCGGCAGACAGGTAGCCCCTTTCATCACAAGGTGTCGAGCAGGAAGCCGCTGTCTTCCTTCCCCTGGCGCCGGTGTCTGAACTGGGCCCAGGAGAAAGCTCCACTCGTCACCACCTGCCTCCGCTCGCTGTTCCCTGACCTCAACGCCCTCGCCAAGAGCAGCCA CCTGCTGTCGGAGGAGCAGGCGCAGACACTTCTGGAGCGCCGCGCTGTGGTGGCGCTCTCCATCCCACTTTTCACTCGGAACATCTGGAAGAACAACTTCCTGCAGGCTGCTCTGGGGGCGGAGCTCCGTCTGCAGGGCTGCTCCGGCGCCGCTCTCGATGCCCTCAACACCATGGGACTGTGTCAAAACAAGGACACGGTCAGGCTACTGCTGCACAGGCTCCGGAACGGCAAGAAGACA tcaACACAAAATGGACGACAAAGGACGAGGTTGATGCAAGAACAGATGAAAGGTGAACAGATGTCAGATGTGGAGGAAGACGATatcgaagaggaggaggaggaggaagaggaggatgaagaagaagaggatgatgatgatgaggaggaggaggaggaggaggcggaggaagaagaagtggaagAGGAGGCGGAACTAGAATTGGCAGTGGAGCAGGAAGAGGTGCCGGATGGAGTGCCacaggaagagggggagggggaggaggaggatcaagcagcagaggaaaaagaggagaagaagaggaggaggaggaagaaggcgaagaagcagaggaaggaagagaagaggaaggagagaggcaAACGAAAGgcaaagcagagagaggaggaggatgaggaggatgaagatgaagatgaagcgtcggagcagaagaagaagaggagggtggtggtggtgaggctCGGCCTGCTGAAGGGACATTCAGAGGTTGGACGATCCGACCTATCAGCTCCCTAA